The proteins below come from a single Treponema phagedenis genomic window:
- a CDS encoding MarC family protein, with amino-acid sequence MQIWSTAVILIFVIDPIGNIPVLLSVLRSTPRERHSKIILREMLVGLILMILFLFFGRAFLMLFHLETDAIRIAGGVIFFVIGIRMIFPDHNAPLYAIDGEPFIVPIAIPLTAGPSVLATLVVMTESGSISRLMLFISLVVAWFISCAILLSAPYLYKLLKERGISALERLMGMLLLMLSVQMFIEGIRSILIPVLSNFTP; translated from the coding sequence ATGCAGATTTGGTCAACGGCGGTTATTTTAATTTTTGTTATCGACCCGATAGGGAATATTCCTGTCTTGCTTTCGGTATTGCGCAGCACCCCGCGAGAGCGGCATAGCAAAATAATTTTGCGCGAAATGCTTGTGGGACTCATTTTAATGATACTCTTTCTTTTTTTCGGAAGAGCTTTTTTGATGCTTTTCCATCTGGAAACCGATGCAATCAGAATAGCCGGTGGAGTTATTTTTTTTGTTATCGGCATTAGAATGATATTTCCCGATCATAATGCGCCGCTATATGCGATAGACGGGGAACCTTTTATTGTGCCCATTGCAATCCCATTGACTGCCGGTCCTTCCGTTTTGGCAACGCTGGTCGTTATGACCGAATCCGGAAGCATTAGCCGCCTTATGCTTTTTATCTCCTTAGTGGTTGCATGGTTTATTTCCTGTGCTATACTTTTATCAGCGCCTTATTTATATAAACTGCTTAAAGAACGCGGTATCTCTGCATTGGAACGCCTCATGGGAATGCTCCTTTTGATGCTTTCAGTACAAATGTTTATAGAAGGAATCCGCTCAATCCTTATCCCCGTTCTGTCAAACTTCACACCTTAA
- a CDS encoding DUF368 domain-containing protein: MIQLAVKFFVGILIGIGNVIPGVSGGTIAVIFNVYALMVALTSISIKEIKAQWREMLALVLGIGTGVLVFAKVIEALYRYYPIYTNFFFVGIILGSIPFIYIKTKDGAQKESLTLQKILWIAVGAGIMLAIFFLKNYVAVVRTAAVTSLSASVFLWLFAMGFIGALAMIIPGISGSFILLVLGAYQTVIQAVSSFNIPLLIPIGFGVLAGLVGTSRVIDFLLKRFPVQMYSFILGLVAASILPIFPRICQPISQRLISVVAILAGYALISIFSRLNNEEDV, from the coding sequence ATGATACAACTGGCAGTAAAATTTTTTGTTGGCATTTTAATAGGCATTGGAAATGTTATACCCGGTGTATCCGGCGGTACCATTGCGGTTATTTTTAATGTATATGCATTGATGGTTGCGTTAACTTCTATTTCGATAAAAGAAATAAAAGCGCAGTGGAGAGAAATGCTTGCGCTTGTACTGGGAATAGGTACCGGTGTTTTAGTTTTTGCAAAAGTCATTGAAGCTTTATATCGATATTATCCCATATACACCAATTTCTTTTTTGTCGGAATAATTTTAGGCAGCATTCCGTTTATTTACATAAAAACAAAAGACGGCGCTCAGAAGGAAAGCCTAACTTTGCAGAAAATACTGTGGATTGCCGTGGGAGCGGGAATCATGCTTGCAATTTTCTTTTTGAAAAATTATGTAGCAGTCGTACGCACTGCGGCGGTAACAAGCCTTTCCGCATCGGTTTTTCTGTGGCTTTTTGCAATGGGCTTTATCGGCGCCTTGGCAATGATTATTCCCGGCATTTCAGGCTCCTTTATTCTTTTAGTTTTGGGCGCGTACCAAACAGTTATTCAAGCGGTTTCGTCTTTTAATATCCCCTTGCTTATTCCGATTGGATTCGGCGTACTTGCGGGGCTTGTCGGAACTTCAAGAGTAATAGATTTTTTACTTAAACGTTTTCCAGTGCAAATGTATTCATTCATACTCGGGTTGGTTGCCGCTTCTATTCTCCCGATATTTCCGCGCATTTGCCAACCCATTTCTCAACGGCTTATTTCCGTTGTGGCTATTTTGGCGGGCTATGCCCTTATCTCAATATTTAGTAGACTTAATAATGAAGAGGATGTCTAA
- the thrS gene encoding threonine--tRNA ligase — MIQKKSERLDMIRHSTAHVMAAAVTKLFKGTKVAIGPAIDYGFYYDFELPRPITDEDLLHIEKEMRKIVNGNHDFTKEVVTRDAALALFKDQPFKTELINELPADEEISIYRSGDFVDLCRGPHVQNTKEINAQSFKLTKIAGAYWRGDEKRPMLTRIYGTAWEKPADLKEYLAMLEDAEKRDHRKLGKSLGLFHLDEENPGQIFWHPNGWALYLLVQNYVREKIKADGYLEVKTPFVMPQSLWERSGHWAKYRENMFITESEKRLFALKPMNCPGHIEIFKQGIKSYRDLPLRLAEFGSCTRNEPSGSLHGILRVRGFVQDDAHIFCTEAQISSEVKKFCALLKNMYADFGFAEDSILVKFSTRPEKRVGDDATWDRAEKALADACKDAGLEYEVAEGEGAFYGPKLEFTLIDSLGREWQCGTIQVDYQLPSKERLNAEYIGEDNQKHNPVMLHRAALGSLERFIGILIEHYAGAFPPWLSPLQAVVIPVAPTFNDYAEKTAKDLAAQGLRVKADIDTDRMNAKIRKYQEQRIPYQLIVGEKEAANGSLAVRIHHGDQKTMTTEAFVNFIKEKIATHAITAM, encoded by the coding sequence ATGATACAAAAAAAATCAGAACGGCTTGATATGATACGCCATAGTACTGCCCACGTTATGGCAGCGGCGGTAACAAAGCTTTTTAAGGGAACGAAGGTTGCAATCGGGCCGGCGATTGATTACGGTTTTTATTATGATTTTGAGCTGCCTCGTCCGATTACCGATGAGGATTTGCTGCACATAGAAAAAGAAATGCGTAAGATCGTAAACGGAAATCATGATTTTACAAAAGAGGTGGTCACAAGGGATGCGGCTCTTGCATTGTTTAAAGATCAGCCTTTTAAGACAGAACTTATCAATGAGCTTCCCGCCGATGAGGAAATCAGTATTTATCGATCCGGCGATTTTGTTGACCTCTGCCGCGGGCCTCATGTGCAAAACACAAAAGAAATAAATGCGCAAAGTTTTAAGCTTACCAAAATCGCCGGAGCATATTGGCGCGGCGATGAAAAGCGCCCGATGCTTACCCGCATTTACGGTACCGCATGGGAAAAGCCTGCCGACTTAAAAGAGTATCTTGCTATGCTTGAAGACGCGGAAAAGCGCGACCATCGTAAGCTGGGAAAATCCTTGGGACTCTTTCATCTTGATGAAGAAAATCCGGGGCAGATTTTTTGGCATCCGAACGGGTGGGCTCTGTATTTATTGGTGCAAAACTATGTGCGGGAAAAAATAAAGGCTGACGGCTATCTTGAGGTAAAAACTCCTTTTGTCATGCCGCAAAGTCTTTGGGAGCGCTCGGGACACTGGGCAAAGTATCGAGAAAACATGTTTATCACCGAAAGTGAAAAACGTCTTTTTGCACTGAAGCCGATGAATTGCCCCGGCCATATTGAAATCTTCAAGCAGGGAATTAAAAGTTACCGCGACCTTCCCCTGCGTTTAGCGGAATTCGGTTCATGCACAAGAAATGAGCCTTCGGGTTCTTTGCACGGAATTTTGCGGGTGCGCGGTTTTGTGCAGGACGATGCGCATATCTTTTGTACTGAAGCGCAGATTTCTTCAGAAGTTAAAAAGTTTTGTGCTCTTTTAAAGAATATGTACGCCGACTTCGGTTTTGCCGAAGACAGTATTTTGGTAAAGTTTTCCACGCGGCCTGAGAAACGGGTTGGCGATGATGCGACTTGGGATAGGGCGGAAAAAGCCCTTGCCGATGCGTGTAAAGACGCCGGCTTGGAATACGAGGTTGCCGAAGGAGAAGGCGCATTTTACGGGCCGAAGCTTGAGTTCACCCTGATTGATTCGCTTGGACGAGAGTGGCAGTGCGGCACGATACAGGTTGATTACCAGCTGCCTTCAAAAGAGCGGCTTAATGCGGAGTATATCGGCGAAGATAACCAAAAGCATAATCCGGTTATGCTGCACCGCGCGGCGCTTGGCTCCCTTGAGCGTTTTATCGGCATTCTTATTGAGCATTATGCGGGGGCATTTCCCCCATGGCTTTCTCCGTTGCAGGCGGTGGTTATTCCGGTGGCGCCTACCTTTAACGATTATGCGGAAAAAACGGCAAAAGATTTGGCAGCGCAAGGCCTGCGCGTAAAAGCGGATATTGACACCGACAGAATGAATGCAAAAATCAGAAAATATCAGGAGCAGCGCATTCCGTATCAGCTTATTGTCGGTGAAAAAGAAGCTGCAAACGGAAGCCTTGCCGTGCGTATTCATCACGGCGATCAAAAGACAATGACGACAGAAGCTTTTGTAAACTTTATAAAAGAGAAAATCGCAACACATGCAATAACGGCAATGTAA
- the recG gene encoding ATP-dependent DNA helicase RecG, with the protein MRVAEIQVPVSHLPGAGAVTVTQLSRLGVQTVGDILLLWPRTWEDRTRVDFLADYDSVQKLQVRVKVVGQEWFGFGRMRTLKLIIQDECGSFAELACFNRNFLENAFPVGAEAVVYGSFYYKYGKLQSSAFEIEKPESAEQKILPVYPLTHGLGQAKLRKLIQTALRQYARGIDSELPAEVMEKYGLPTKQQILFFMHSPQTVQETEQARHALIFEEFFIFQTELGKRSIQRRGKLPYFSETESEFASSKPRQPVLTQLQQQLLKRLPFALTADQRTVTAEVNEDLEGTEPMARLIQGDVGSGKTLTAFLACLNVIEKGGQAAFLAPTELLARQHAENAAKLLEPLGVRLAFLTGKAKGRSHLLAALADGSIDLVLGTHALFSSGVSYKNLRLAVVDEQHRFGVLQRSAIIQKGVEGSKEKKPPHFLMMSATPIPRTLALSVFGDLDISVIKTMPEGRKPVITYVASQAKAEKVYTFIGKEIAAGRQAYFVYPLIEDSESLSLKSAEQMYQYLQQGFPRHKVALIHSKIPENEQKEIMEEFKAGKIHILAATSVIEVGVDVPNATCMVIEHSERFGLSALHQLRGRVGRGGEQAYCFLMYGKNITNDGKTRLSIMKETTDGFVIAEEDLKLRGPGDIGGIEQSGYLGFNLADPMRDYTLLQKARQAAFAILEKTMQKESEPL; encoded by the coding sequence ATGCGTGTTGCGGAAATTCAGGTTCCCGTTTCTCATTTGCCGGGGGCGGGAGCGGTTACGGTTACACAACTTAGTAGGCTCGGGGTGCAAACAGTCGGCGATATTCTGCTTTTATGGCCGCGCACTTGGGAAGACCGCACAAGGGTGGATTTTCTTGCCGATTATGATTCGGTGCAAAAGTTGCAGGTTCGCGTGAAGGTAGTCGGACAGGAGTGGTTCGGGTTCGGAAGAATGCGAACTTTAAAACTGATTATTCAGGATGAGTGCGGAAGTTTTGCGGAGCTTGCCTGTTTTAATCGTAATTTTTTGGAGAATGCCTTTCCGGTCGGCGCAGAGGCTGTTGTCTACGGAAGTTTTTATTATAAATACGGGAAGCTGCAATCTTCCGCATTTGAAATTGAAAAACCGGAATCGGCGGAGCAAAAGATTTTGCCCGTATATCCGCTGACGCATGGCTTGGGGCAAGCAAAACTGCGGAAGCTTATTCAAACCGCATTGCGGCAGTATGCGCGTGGCATCGATTCCGAGTTGCCTGCCGAAGTGATGGAAAAGTACGGGCTGCCGACAAAGCAGCAAATTCTTTTTTTTATGCACAGTCCGCAAACAGTACAGGAAACGGAACAAGCCCGCCACGCACTTATTTTTGAAGAGTTTTTCATTTTTCAAACAGAGCTTGGGAAACGCTCTATTCAACGGCGGGGCAAACTACCGTATTTTTCAGAGACGGAATCCGAGTTTGCCTCTTCCAAGCCGCGTCAGCCGGTTTTAACGCAGTTGCAGCAGCAATTGCTGAAACGGCTTCCGTTTGCGCTTACCGCAGATCAGCGTACCGTTACAGCGGAAGTAAATGAAGACCTTGAGGGAACCGAGCCGATGGCGCGACTTATTCAAGGCGATGTTGGTTCGGGAAAAACGCTGACCGCTTTTCTTGCCTGCCTGAATGTGATTGAAAAGGGCGGGCAGGCAGCCTTTTTAGCACCGACAGAACTTCTTGCACGCCAGCATGCGGAAAATGCGGCAAAACTTCTGGAGCCGCTTGGGGTGCGTCTTGCTTTTTTAACCGGAAAGGCAAAGGGAAGAAGCCATTTGCTTGCAGCCCTTGCCGACGGTTCTATTGACTTAGTGCTCGGCACTCATGCGCTTTTTTCCTCAGGGGTGAGCTATAAAAATCTCCGGCTTGCGGTTGTTGATGAGCAGCACAGGTTCGGCGTATTGCAGCGTTCCGCAATTATTCAAAAAGGTGTTGAGGGAAGCAAAGAAAAAAAGCCTCCGCATTTTCTTATGATGAGTGCAACTCCTATTCCGCGAACATTGGCGCTTTCGGTTTTCGGCGACTTGGATATCTCGGTTATTAAAACAATGCCGGAAGGGCGGAAGCCGGTTATCACCTATGTTGCCTCCCAAGCAAAGGCGGAAAAGGTTTATACGTTTATCGGCAAAGAAATTGCGGCGGGAAGGCAGGCGTACTTTGTCTACCCGTTGATTGAAGATTCGGAAAGCCTTTCGCTAAAATCAGCCGAGCAAATGTATCAGTATTTGCAGCAAGGTTTTCCCCGCCATAAAGTTGCCCTCATTCATTCCAAAATACCGGAAAATGAGCAGAAGGAAATAATGGAAGAGTTTAAGGCGGGGAAAATCCATATTCTTGCGGCAACAAGCGTTATTGAGGTAGGCGTTGATGTGCCGAATGCAACGTGCATGGTGATTGAACATTCCGAGCGGTTCGGGCTTTCCGCCTTGCACCAGTTGCGCGGGCGGGTTGGGCGCGGCGGAGAGCAGGCCTATTGTTTTTTAATGTACGGAAAAAATATTACAAACGACGGCAAAACCCGCTTGAGTATTATGAAAGAAACTACGGACGGTTTTGTAATTGCCGAAGAAGATTTAAAGCTGCGCGGCCCGGGTGACATCGGCGGGATTGAGCAATCCGGCTATCTCGGATTTAATCTTGCAGACCCGATGCGGGATTACACACTTTTGCAAAAGGCGCGGCAAGCGGCTTTTGCAATTCTTGAAAAAACCATGCAAAAAGAGTCTGAGCCCTTGTAA
- a CDS encoding bifunctional metallophosphatase/5'-nucleotidase, translating to MNHRKKLPFFAALLSAILFIACLGSNAGIQPDGRTARAKGKQFDTVQLEHKLITKGEAGADEVRLVFGATADVHGRLYPYDYAITEEDPDAGYSKTYTIVKEMRAKYPNMVLMDVGDTVQDNSAELFNDLETHPMIQAMNYMDYDIWVLGNHEFNFEKEFLVRNIKNFKGAVVTANIYNTADNSSFVLPYQLLNIEGVRVAVVGLVPPHIPMWEASSPSHFKGLSFEEPLTAVRKTVDSLKGQYDVLVGAFHLGRSPEYGSQGSAFSIAEAIPEFDLIFGGHEHARYVTEVAGKNGDKTWVLEPGCYGWALAVGEITVKKQNDTWKVVSVKAENKETEKIESDSELEKEFRFVHDESLADANTVIGNVTEDFIKRVDYITGKEEVTTMPTIQLEDTALIDFINEVQLKVAKADVASVAAFRADINLKKGSFKKKDVAFIYKYNNTLMGVNMSGENLLKYMEWSARYYNTTKEGDVTISFDPNIRAYNYDMFDGITYNIDISKPAGSRIVDAKINGAPIDPKKIYKVAVNNYRFGTLQKLGLATPEDVYFDSYETMQDAGRIRDLIVQHVKQKKNISPKVNNNWKLIGFNDRVEGREAVLEKIRKGEITIPRSKDGRTPNVKSINIKDIH from the coding sequence ATGAATCATCGAAAAAAGCTGCCATTTTTTGCAGCATTGTTGTCCGCTATATTATTTATAGCATGTCTTGGGTCAAATGCCGGTATCCAGCCGGACGGGCGTACCGCTCGTGCAAAAGGCAAGCAATTTGACACGGTGCAGCTTGAGCATAAGCTCATAACCAAAGGCGAAGCGGGTGCCGATGAAGTGCGCTTAGTATTCGGGGCAACTGCCGATGTGCACGGCAGACTATATCCCTATGACTATGCGATTACCGAAGAAGACCCCGATGCCGGATATTCAAAAACCTACACAATTGTGAAAGAAATGCGCGCAAAATATCCGAACATGGTTTTAATGGATGTCGGAGACACGGTGCAGGATAATAGTGCGGAATTGTTTAATGACCTTGAAACCCATCCCATGATTCAGGCAATGAATTACATGGACTATGACATTTGGGTGCTTGGAAACCATGAATTCAATTTTGAAAAAGAATTTTTGGTGCGCAATATCAAAAACTTTAAAGGCGCTGTTGTTACCGCAAATATTTATAACACCGCTGATAACAGCAGTTTTGTCCTTCCGTATCAGCTCTTAAATATTGAAGGAGTCCGTGTGGCTGTCGTCGGTTTAGTGCCTCCGCATATTCCTATGTGGGAAGCATCTTCCCCCTCTCACTTTAAAGGCCTTTCTTTTGAAGAGCCGCTTACCGCAGTTCGCAAAACAGTGGATTCGTTAAAGGGACAATACGATGTTTTAGTCGGAGCCTTCCATCTTGGACGCAGTCCCGAGTACGGCTCGCAAGGCAGTGCCTTTTCGATTGCCGAAGCAATTCCCGAATTCGATCTTATTTTCGGCGGGCACGAGCATGCGCGCTACGTTACGGAAGTTGCCGGCAAAAACGGCGATAAAACATGGGTGCTTGAGCCCGGATGCTACGGCTGGGCATTGGCAGTCGGTGAAATAACGGTGAAAAAACAAAACGATACATGGAAAGTTGTCAGTGTAAAAGCGGAAAACAAAGAAACCGAAAAAATCGAAAGCGATTCCGAGCTTGAAAAAGAATTCAGGTTTGTCCATGATGAATCTCTTGCCGATGCGAACACGGTTATCGGAAATGTTACTGAAGACTTTATCAAGCGGGTTGATTACATTACCGGCAAAGAAGAGGTAACCACCATGCCGACCATCCAGCTGGAAGATACCGCATTGATTGATTTTATCAATGAGGTGCAGCTGAAAGTCGCAAAGGCGGACGTTGCATCGGTTGCCGCATTCCGTGCCGATATCAACCTGAAAAAAGGAAGCTTCAAGAAAAAAGATGTCGCTTTTATCTATAAGTACAACAACACCCTTATGGGTGTGAACATGAGCGGAGAGAATTTGCTGAAGTATATGGAATGGTCTGCGCGATATTACAACACCACAAAAGAAGGCGACGTTACCATCTCCTTTGACCCAAATATCCGCGCATATAACTACGATATGTTTGACGGTATTACCTATAATATTGATATTTCAAAACCGGCCGGCAGCCGCATCGTGGATGCAAAAATAAACGGAGCTCCGATCGATCCGAAAAAAATCTACAAGGTTGCGGTAAACAACTATCGCTTCGGCACTTTGCAAAAACTCGGACTTGCAACACCGGAAGATGTTTATTTTGACTCGTACGAAACCATGCAGGACGCAGGACGTATCCGCGATTTGATTGTCCAGCATGTAAAGCAAAAGAAAAACATCAGCCCGAAAGTAAACAATAACTGGAAGCTGATAGGATTTAACGATAGGGTCGAGGGACGGGAAGCAGTGCTTGAAAAAATACGGAAAGGCGAAATTACCATTCCCCGCTCAAAAGACGGCAGAACCCCGAACGTAAAATCAATCAACATTAAAGACATACACTAA
- a CDS encoding YibE/F family protein: MYRKIFMPAVILISAALLLIMPRVWMPIRPASIFTQDFVQGRVEKVLSEDLTPDPILQNRFRGTQQLEVRLLDGVYKGQVHEVYNTLSSLHHTRAVAGMKALFTVRTENGKQHVWLYNQKRDGYLYILAGIFCGLLLLLGRWQGFRSIVALLFTGAVIVTVLIPCLFAGFSPVPISILLAGLITAVSFLLIGGFSRKTTAAIIGTIFGIGLAGAISLVTGYAAQLSGINMSGGEQLLNIARDYRLRLDGLLFTSILIASLGAVMDVSMSIASAMQEIYAADKSVSKKALFLSGLAVSKDVTGTMSNTLILAFTGSSLPTIMMIWGYGMSYRQFTNIPLIVIELMHGLAGSIGIIAAAPFTAAVAVFLLTEETSVQKP; the protein is encoded by the coding sequence ATGTATAGGAAAATATTTATGCCGGCGGTTATTCTTATTTCCGCTGCGTTGCTGTTGATTATGCCTCGTGTGTGGATGCCTATTCGTCCGGCATCAATTTTTACGCAGGATTTTGTGCAGGGCAGGGTGGAAAAGGTGCTTTCCGAGGATTTAACGCCCGACCCGATATTGCAGAATAGATTTCGCGGAACGCAACAGCTGGAGGTGCGGTTGCTTGACGGCGTGTATAAGGGACAGGTGCATGAGGTGTATAATACGCTCAGCAGTTTGCACCATACCCGTGCTGTTGCCGGTATGAAGGCGCTGTTTACGGTGCGTACCGAAAACGGAAAGCAGCATGTGTGGCTGTATAATCAAAAACGGGACGGATATTTATATATTCTTGCGGGAATTTTTTGCGGGTTGCTGTTGCTTTTGGGGCGGTGGCAAGGATTTCGCTCTATTGTTGCACTTCTTTTTACCGGCGCTGTTATTGTTACTGTTCTGATTCCCTGCCTTTTTGCCGGTTTTAGTCCGGTGCCGATCTCGATTTTGCTTGCGGGGCTCATAACGGCGGTTAGTTTTTTACTGATAGGCGGGTTTTCCCGTAAAACAACCGCAGCGATTATCGGGACTATTTTCGGGATCGGGCTTGCAGGTGCTATTTCCCTTGTAACAGGTTATGCGGCGCAACTTTCCGGCATAAACATGAGCGGCGGAGAGCAGCTTTTAAATATTGCCCGCGATTATCGGCTGCGGTTGGACGGACTTTTGTTTACTTCTATATTAATTGCATCGCTTGGAGCGGTAATGGATGTAAGTATGTCGATTGCCTCGGCAATGCAGGAAATTTATGCGGCGGATAAGTCGGTATCAAAAAAAGCCCTCTTTTTGTCGGGGCTTGCGGTGAGTAAAGATGTTACCGGAACTATGAGTAACACGCTTATTCTTGCCTTTACCGGAAGCTCTTTGCCGACTATTATGATGATTTGGGGTTATGGAATGTCATACCGCCAGTTTACCAATATTCCGCTCATAGTGATTGAGCTTATGCACGGGCTGGCGGGCAGTATCGGAATTATTGCGGCGGCGCCCTTTACCGCAGCAGTTGCGGTTTTCTTATTGACGGAAGAAACTTCTGTTCAAAAACCCTGA
- a CDS encoding valine--tRNA ligase, with translation MAERLQKIELEKAYNPKDFEDRIYEQWESQGCFKPVKRSDTKENYVVVIPPPNVTGVLHMGHGLNNTLQDIVVRYHRMKGDETLWVPGTDHAGIATQNVVERQLKKEGKSRHDLTREEFLQRTWQVKDAHHAIIVNQLKKIGASADWSRERFTLDEGLSAAVREVFVTLYERGLLYRGNYLVNWCTRCGTALADDEVEYTDKKGAMYHIYYKLADGQVLADGSDRIEIATTRPETLLGDTAVAVHPEDERYAHLVGKLVELPLTGRKIPIIADSYVDKEFGTGMVKITPAHDPNDWEVGKRHNLEVINILNPDGTLNDAVPQKYRGLTCEKARSLVLEDLRELDLFKNEEKITHAVGECYRCHTTIEPYLSEQWFVKMKPLAEKALSAWQKGEITFYPKKWENTYAHWMENIRDWCISRQLWWGHRIPAWYCDDCKQMTVSREDLSACTHCGSKNIHQDPDVLDTWFSSWLWPFSTLGWPSKTEDLKAFYPTTALVTAYDIIFFWVSRMIMAGLEFTGEVPFKDIYIHGLVRDRQGRKMSKSLGNGIDPLEVVKSYGADALKFTLAFMCAQGQDVLVDMESFKLGSRFANKIWNASRYILGNLEGREIRPVKKSELTELDRWIYHALNKAADNSRKALEAYRFNEAAQVLYEFFWNNFCDWYVEATKLSFKTNDENEMNRAASVLLAVLEESLRLLHPFLPFVTEEIYGRLPQNCAFGAKPRAAILMTAVYPAFTEDRIDETAARRFEAMQDIVRQVRALRTECGIDPQLKLSIALFTEDQSPAAAAKEKTDIIKMLAGLSDISFIASPAEKPASSIGTVGAGFEAFIITGEAVDLSQLRQRFQKESEKETANLARIEAKLANKNFTDHAPADVIEAEKTKLAETTRRIQKLAGYIKDLG, from the coding sequence ATGGCGGAACGGTTGCAAAAGATTGAGCTTGAGAAAGCGTATAATCCGAAGGATTTTGAGGATAGAATTTATGAGCAGTGGGAGTCGCAGGGCTGTTTTAAGCCGGTGAAGCGCTCGGATACAAAAGAAAACTATGTTGTTGTTATTCCTCCGCCGAATGTTACGGGTGTGCTGCATATGGGGCACGGTTTGAATAATACGTTGCAGGATATTGTTGTCCGCTACCACCGCATGAAAGGTGATGAGACGCTTTGGGTGCCGGGTACCGACCATGCGGGGATTGCTACGCAGAATGTTGTGGAGCGGCAGCTTAAAAAGGAAGGGAAATCCCGCCACGATTTAACGCGGGAGGAATTCTTGCAGCGTACGTGGCAGGTAAAAGATGCTCATCACGCAATTATTGTTAATCAACTGAAAAAAATAGGCGCATCGGCTGACTGGAGCCGCGAGCGTTTTACCCTTGATGAGGGGTTGTCGGCGGCTGTCCGCGAAGTGTTTGTTACGCTTTACGAGCGCGGGCTTTTGTACCGCGGGAATTATTTAGTGAATTGGTGCACGCGCTGCGGTACCGCCCTCGCCGATGACGAGGTTGAGTACACCGATAAAAAGGGCGCAATGTATCATATTTACTATAAGCTTGCGGACGGGCAGGTGCTTGCCGACGGTTCCGACAGGATTGAAATTGCAACAACCCGCCCCGAAACGCTGTTAGGCGATACCGCTGTTGCGGTACACCCCGAAGATGAGCGATACGCACATCTTGTCGGCAAATTGGTTGAACTCCCGTTAACAGGCAGAAAAATTCCGATCATTGCGGACTCATATGTTGACAAGGAGTTCGGCACCGGTATGGTAAAGATAACGCCCGCCCACGATCCGAACGACTGGGAAGTAGGAAAACGCCATAATCTTGAAGTAATCAATATCTTAAATCCCGACGGCACGCTGAATGATGCGGTGCCGCAAAAATACCGCGGGCTTACCTGCGAAAAAGCACGCAGTCTGGTGCTTGAAGACTTACGCGAACTTGACCTTTTTAAAAACGAGGAAAAAATTACCCATGCGGTAGGCGAATGTTATCGCTGTCATACCACTATTGAGCCCTATCTTTCGGAGCAATGGTTTGTGAAAATGAAACCGCTTGCTGAAAAAGCACTCTCCGCATGGCAAAAAGGGGAAATTACTTTTTACCCGAAAAAATGGGAGAACACTTATGCACATTGGATGGAAAATATCCGCGATTGGTGCATTTCGCGGCAGCTGTGGTGGGGGCACCGCATTCCCGCATGGTACTGTGATGATTGCAAACAAATGACTGTTTCGCGCGAAGACCTTTCAGCTTGTACGCATTGCGGTTCAAAAAATATTCACCAAGACCCCGATGTTTTGGACACATGGTTTTCAAGCTGGCTTTGGCCTTTTTCTACCTTGGGCTGGCCGTCAAAAACCGAAGACTTAAAAGCCTTTTATCCTACCACCGCATTGGTAACCGCCTATGACATTATCTTTTTCTGGGTTTCCCGTATGATTATGGCAGGGCTTGAATTTACCGGCGAAGTTCCGTTTAAAGATATTTACATTCACGGGCTTGTGCGCGACCGGCAAGGCAGAAAAATGAGTAAATCACTCGGGAACGGCATTGACCCGCTGGAAGTGGTAAAAAGCTACGGAGCCGACGCCCTCAAATTCACCCTCGCCTTTATGTGCGCCCAAGGACAAGACGTTTTGGTTGATATGGAATCCTTCAAGCTGGGCTCCCGGTTTGCAAACAAAATCTGGAATGCTTCCCGCTATATTTTAGGCAACCTTGAAGGCAGAGAAATCCGCCCCGTTAAAAAATCGGAATTAACCGAGCTTGACCGCTGGATTTATCACGCACTGAATAAAGCAGCCGACAATTCCCGCAAAGCCCTTGAAGCATATCGATTTAACGAAGCGGCGCAGGTACTGTATGAATTTTTCTGGAACAACTTCTGCGATTGGTACGTGGAAGCAACTAAACTCTCATTCAAAACAAATGACGAAAACGAGATGAACCGCGCCGCATCCGTACTGCTTGCAGTTCTTGAAGAATCCTTGCGGCTGCTGCATCCCTTCCTCCCCTTTGTAACGGAAGAGATATATGGCCGGCTCCCACAAAACTGCGCATTCGGTGCAAAACCGCGCGCCGCTATTCTGATGACCGCCGTATATCCCGCATTCACGGAAGACAGAATCGACGAAACCGCCGCCCGCCGCTTTGAGGCAATGCAGGACATTGTGCGCCAAGTACGCGCCCTGCGCACCGAGTGCGGCATTGATCCGCAACTCAAACTTTCCATAGCGCTTTTTACCGAAGATCAAAGCCCCGCAGCCGCCGCAAAAGAAAAAACGGATATCATCAAAATGCTTGCAGGCCTTTCCGATATCAGCTTTATCGCCTCGCCTGCGGAAAAACCGGCATCCTCAATCGGCACCGTTGGAGCCGGCTTTGAAGCTTTCATCATCACCGGAGAGGCGGTCGACCTCAGTCAGCTGCGCCAACGCTTCCAAAAAGAGTCGGAAAAAGAAACGGCAAACCTTGCCCGCATTGAGGCAAAACTCGCCAACAAAAACTTCACCGACCACGCCCCCGCCGACGTCATCGAAGCGGAAAAAACAAAACTCGCCGAAACAACCCGCCGCATCCAAAAACTCGCTGGCTACATCAAAGACCTCGGCTAA